In Myxococcales bacterium, the following are encoded in one genomic region:
- a CDS encoding PQQ-dependent sugar dehydrogenase — protein sequence MACPFLLRGDHAATHCEVLLDQGKQHLAEAPDWICLYEWARLCPHFAGLRETAEPPSYQGVKILHLNRIGGPPAINPDLL from the coding sequence ATGGCTTGTCCGTTCTTGCTACGCGGCGACCACGCCGCCACCCATTGCGAAGTGTTGCTCGATCAAGGAAAACAACATCTGGCCGAAGCGCCCGATTGGATCTGCCTGTACGAGTGGGCCCGGCTCTGCCCCCATTTCGCCGGTTTGCGGGAAACCGCCGAACCGCCGAGCTACCAGGGGGTTAAAATTCTCCACCTCAACCGGATCGGCGGTCCGCCGGCGATCAATCCGGACTTGCTCTGA
- a CDS encoding LysE family transporter produces the protein MPGPMLALTISQTPRRGAKTGPLMVLGHGILEGTLVAALALGVAHFLTDNRVIGVIGLGGGVMLLWMGQGMLRSAPTLTLQTEAAATRRSLHPVLAGILASLANPYWTIWWATIGFSYILVGLEFGAPGVIAFFLGHISSDLAWYSLVSLGVSRGKKFLSDKLYRGLIGFCGAALLFFGGLFVYFGAMRLG, from the coding sequence ATGCCCGGCCCCATGCTGGCGCTGACGATCAGCCAGACGCCGCGACGCGGGGCGAAAACCGGCCCCCTGATGGTGCTCGGCCACGGCATTCTGGAAGGAACGCTGGTGGCCGCACTGGCCCTTGGCGTGGCGCATTTTCTGACCGATAACCGCGTCATCGGCGTCATCGGCCTGGGCGGCGGCGTCATGCTGCTTTGGATGGGCCAGGGAATGCTGCGCTCGGCGCCGACCCTGACCCTCCAGACCGAAGCGGCCGCGACACGGCGCTCGCTGCACCCGGTGCTGGCCGGCATCCTGGCCTCGCTCGCCAATCCCTACTGGACGATCTGGTGGGCAACCATCGGCTTTTCCTACATTCTGGTCGGCCTGGAATTCGGCGCGCCGGGGGTGATCGCGTTTTTCCTCGGCCACATTTCCTCCGACCTCGCCTGGTACTCGCTCGTCAGCCTCGGCGTATCGCGAGGAAAAAAATTCCTGAGCGACAAACTCTATCGCGGTTTGATCGGTTTTTGCGGCGCCGCCCTGCTCTTCTTCGGCGGCCTGTTCGTTTATTTCGGCGCCATGCGGCTGGGCTGA
- the pepF gene encoding oligoendopeptidase F gives MNINLRRLLIAVLLLGLLLPAVALFAKERSEFPDQYKWDLTPLYPTLEALKQEQSRFLADAEKLSAYKGKLGLSAKKFQEALDLYYRLENRLRRMESYAYMAVDSDTRVSESKALKSEIETIRTKFSGIASFIDPEIVALGQKKVNGFLAKNPGLKNYRFGLSETFRRQKHILSQPEEKIMAAAQDLTGQPDSLYSLFTNADLTQDTVTLTDGTKVKMSYAAYEKLRQSLVDSDRVLAFKTLFGQYDRFKRTLAEILYGQMKAHRFNATARHYDSTLAAALDYPGIDTRIYTSLIEAAHQNFGTFHRYLKLKARALGKTKLDYTDIYLPFTRDVSIPAPYPQAQELLLQALAPLGEEYVNTVREAFQQRWIDVYPNDGKDQGAYSNGWAYEIHPYILLNYNDLYGDLLTLAHEMGHTMHSYFSNKNQPFPTADYSTFVAEVASTFNENLMNDYMLKKVTSDQEKFYLLGNFLDNSIRGTFFRQIQFAEFELMIHQRVEKGEALTDDVLNKMFLDLARQYYGHDQGVADVPDFIAAEWSVIPHFYYNYYVYQYSTSIAAASLLSQKVLDGEPGARDAYYNHLLKAGGSDNPVRLLQQAGADMTNPAAYQALMDRANRYMDEMEKLLDKMEKAKKAGK, from the coding sequence ATGAACATCAACCTGCGACGTTTGCTCATTGCGGTTTTGCTGCTCGGCCTGCTGTTGCCGGCCGTCGCGCTTTTCGCCAAGGAACGGAGCGAATTCCCGGACCAATACAAATGGGACCTCACCCCGCTCTACCCCACGTTGGAGGCTTTGAAACAGGAACAAAGCCGGTTCCTGGCCGACGCCGAGAAACTGAGCGCTTACAAAGGCAAGCTCGGCCTTTCCGCGAAAAAATTCCAGGAGGCGCTCGACCTTTATTACCGCCTCGAAAACCGCCTGCGCCGGATGGAATCCTACGCCTACATGGCGGTGGACAGCGACACCCGCGTCTCCGAAAGCAAGGCGCTCAAGTCCGAGATCGAAACGATCCGCACCAAGTTTTCCGGCATCGCCTCATTCATTGATCCGGAAATCGTGGCGCTCGGTCAGAAAAAAGTGAACGGCTTTCTGGCCAAGAATCCGGGCTTGAAAAACTACCGTTTCGGATTGAGCGAAACTTTCCGCCGCCAAAAGCACATCCTGTCGCAGCCGGAAGAAAAAATCATGGCGGCGGCGCAAGACCTGACCGGTCAGCCCGATTCGCTCTACAGCCTGTTCACCAACGCCGATCTGACGCAGGACACCGTGACGCTCACCGACGGCACGAAAGTCAAAATGAGCTACGCCGCCTACGAAAAGCTCCGCCAGAGCCTGGTCGACTCCGACCGCGTGCTGGCGTTCAAGACCCTGTTCGGCCAGTACGATCGTTTCAAGCGGACGCTGGCGGAAATCCTCTACGGGCAGATGAAAGCGCATCGCTTCAACGCCACGGCCCGCCACTACGATTCCACCCTGGCTGCGGCGCTGGATTACCCCGGCATCGACACGCGGATTTATACGAGCCTGATCGAGGCCGCGCATCAGAACTTCGGCACCTTCCACCGCTACCTGAAACTGAAGGCGCGGGCCCTGGGCAAGACCAAACTGGACTACACCGACATCTACCTGCCGTTCACGCGCGACGTGAGCATTCCCGCGCCCTATCCCCAGGCGCAGGAACTGCTGCTCCAGGCGTTGGCGCCGCTGGGCGAGGAATACGTGAACACGGTCCGCGAAGCCTTCCAGCAGCGTTGGATCGACGTTTATCCGAACGACGGCAAGGACCAGGGCGCGTACAGCAACGGCTGGGCGTACGAGATCCATCCTTATATTCTGCTGAATTACAACGATTTGTACGGCGATCTGCTGACGCTGGCGCACGAGATGGGCCACACGATGCATTCGTACTTTTCCAACAAGAACCAGCCCTTTCCCACCGCCGATTACTCGACTTTCGTGGCCGAGGTGGCCTCGACCTTCAACGAAAACCTGATGAACGATTACATGCTGAAAAAGGTGACCAGTGACCAGGAAAAATTCTACCTGCTCGGCAATTTCCTGGACAACTCGATCCGCGGCACCTTCTTCCGCCAAATTCAGTTCGCCGAATTCGAACTGATGATCCATCAGCGGGTCGAAAAGGGTGAGGCGCTGACCGACGACGTGCTGAACAAAATGTTCCTCGATCTGGCCCGCCAGTACTACGGCCACGACCAGGGTGTCGCCGACGTGCCCGATTTCATCGCCGCCGAATGGTCGGTCATCCCGCACTTCTACTACAACTATTACGTCTACCAATACTCGACGAGCATCGCCGCCGCGAGCCTGCTGTCGCAAAAAGTCCTGGACGGCGAACCGGGCGCGCGCGACGCGTACTACAACCATCTGCTCAAGGCCGGCGGTTCGGACAACCCGGTGCGCCTGTTGCAGCAGGCCGGCGCCGACATGACCAATCCCGCCGCCTACCAGGCGCTGATGGATCGCGCCAACCGCTATATGGACGAGATGGAAAAACTGCTCGACAAGATGGAAAAGGCAAAAAAAGCGGGGAAATAA